One segment of Schistocerca cancellata isolate TAMUIC-IGC-003103 chromosome 2, iqSchCanc2.1, whole genome shotgun sequence DNA contains the following:
- the LOC126154511 gene encoding piggyBac transposable element-derived protein 4-like — translation MSRRGLRDEEIERLLCEIPSDEDSTVDTTDDESDYEASIVAEAIVSSEGEVSESEEESESTPPKRAADTAPTWGQQFNATSGMQFDSESGPSAFIRDIDDPEPIDIFEKIFPKELVELIVFQTNLYATQSGKSFTPTTDNEIRTFLGINILMGIKRMPAYRDYWSSAPELHDRYIASLMAVNRFGWLLRNIHLNDNTLHPEKGHPGYDKLYKLRPVIKILSESFSKCYQPSKHLAIDESMIKFKGRNSMKQYMRDKPIKRGYKVWMLCDKTSYNLKFDIYTGKVGDTVQTGLGEHVVLSLSSELVNKGHYLYFDNYFNSYNLLAGLQQRNIYACGTVQPTRKHLPKLKTDKELSRGEFDWRVSNCGILYLKWKDKRAVHLLSNFHSPEVTTVTRRERDGSRIELPCPQAVMDYNAHMNNVDKFDQLKKSYEISRRSKKWWHRIFFHLLDVSIVNSYIIWKELGDREKMTAKVFRMSILQSLVTQKTPLRPSRLHESQVHVKKNKPYVSSRQRLDNSSHQPERTTARRCAKCSTKKKQVRTFWMCAECKVPLCLSKTKRCFQDFHKKE, via the coding sequence atgtcaagaagaggcttacgagatgaagaaatcgaacgattattgtgtgaaattccatcagacgaggattccactgttgacaccacagatgacgaatctgattatgaagcaagcattgttgcggaggctattgtgtcgtctgaaggcgaagtttcagagagcgaggaagaaagtgagtccactccgccaaaacgcgctgctgacacagcgccaacttggggacaacaattcaatgctacctcaggaatgcagttcgacagtgaatcaggaccaagtgcttttattagggacattgatgatccagaacctatcgatatattcgaaaaaatatttccaaaagagctagttgagctaatcgttttccaaacaaatttatatgcgacgcaatctggcaagtctttcactccaacaactgacaatgaaatacgaactttcctgggaatcaacattttgatgggtataaagcgtatgccagcatacagagactactggtctagtgccccagaacttcatgatcgttatattgcatctctgatggcagtaaatcggtttggatggttactgaggaacattcatctgaatgataacacattgcatccagaaaaaggacacccaggttatgacaaactgtacaagctgcgaccagtgatcaagatactatctgaatctttttccaagtgttaccaacccagcaaacacctagcaattgatgagtcaatgatcaaattcaaaggccgcaacagtatgaaacaatacatgagagataaacccataaagcgtggttacaaagtgtggatgctgtgtgacaagacctcttacaacttgaaatttgatatttacaccggaaaagtaggtgacacagtgcaaacaggccttggggagcatgtagtgctgagtttgtcctctgaactcgtaaataaaggccattatctttatttcgacaactatttcaatagctataacttgttggctggtttacagcagagaaacatatatgcctgtgggacagttcaaccaacaaggaaacatttacccaaattaaaaacagacaaagaattaagcagaggtgaatttgactggagggtcagcaactgtggcatcctctacttgaagtggaaagataagagagctgttcatctcctttcaaattttcacagtcctgaagttactacagtgactcgccgtgaaagagatggttcacgcatagagctaccttgtcctcaagcagtgatggattacaatgcacacatgaacaatgtcgacaagttcgaccaactgaaaaaatcatatgaaataagccggagaagtaaaaagtggtggcaccgaatattctttcacctgcttgatgtcagtatcgtcaacagctatataatttggaaggaactaggcgatagagaaaaaatgactgccaaagtcttcaggatgagtatcctgcaaagcttagtaacccagaaaacaccattgaggccatctagacttcatgagagtcaagtccacgtaaagaaaaacaagccatatgtttcctcacgccagcgtctcgacaattcatcccaccagccagagcgtactaccgccagacgttgtgcgaaatgcagtacaaaaaagaagcaagtgcgcactttctggatgtgcgctgaatgcaaagtgcctttgtgccttagcaaaacaaaaaggtgctttcaagattttcacaaaaaggaataa